The segment tgtgaaatttcctttttaatgacatcatattatataaacatatattttcgtttttaaatttgtttttaaactttataaatgtttctttttttattatatgtgttatttggaaaaatttaaaaagaaactaaataaaaatttcaataatagtatttaaatatagattgtTTAAGTCATTAAAGATATCAACTTAATCAACTATcatgagagttaacgtgagcgcgacacgtaacttctcaaataatattatagagatgctGGTATGGTTATAACAAAGCACGACACTAAATATTAAAGTCAAAAAGGCCATTTCTGCATACCTTGCAGAGTTGGTCCAGTGATAATGGTTGTTCGGTGATATTAGTGCTTTCAAagatctatcttattaaaacggAAACAGTACAACTTCTTTTAggtagattttaaagttggaccttatgtaattaatgctatattaatctacttattactagacatgcctttttataaataattaatatcaactattaccatagttttttactttttaccttattattatatctaatacgcatgttttcttatattgcatatattttactataagctagatacatccactagcatattatactataagatagattattaataatacatctactaacatataatattatacgacaaattactaataatacaatatattatatgtatttattaacTTGTATCTATcattagcaatactatgaagacgactaactctatactttgaacctataaaccatgatatactaatttataacaaaaatgatattactattacaaattagtttatataaaattatttatagcagcaatttgttatataagataaatttaatcaaaactcaaatctttttttcctgttcagaaaaaaagaaacctatgaatatataccattaagttagccaaaaatcttccgaataaatagtaaatttcaCCAAcctaaaaaaatgaattaaaaatataacaaaagatattatgtttgaaatttagctcactgggtcgggtataaatctgttcatttcaggtacgAGTTCTTCGaattctcaacatttggatctaagtatatatttgatttttttgtccgGGTCAATTTTTTTGCTTCcagatcattctaactttttatattataaatcttaaataatatacaacatgtatataaaatatgtgaatcaaaagataaatccgcgcaagtgcgcggatcatgatctagtgtTAGTGAAAGTAGGTATGGGGGCACGCATCGAATAGTAACATATTTTCTAGTATATTTGTGATTTGGTTCATACTTCCTGAATTCTGATTTTCTAATTTGCTTTGCTTCGCAAAAGTACAaatatccataattttttttatatttgcaaaTATTTACGATATTTCGGATATTTCATCCATTTTTTTAATACaagtaaatctaaaaataatgcTAATTTACCTTTTAGAAATAtcttttaacatatttaaaatataaagtaaaaattaatgaaactatatgttttatagattttaaaaccaatattttttcttagaatgaaaatgtttttagaaaaggtgtagttttgtataaatattttatattctttattgtaatttaatattttataagtaagctttaaaataaattttgataaagTATATgtcaaataataattatataatattataaattagtcgatataaaaaaaatattataaatttaaaactctatatttaatcgtaagtatatatatatatctatttgtaTAAAAGTTAGAACGGATCAGTTATCCGTTTCTAAATTTtctagtatttgtgatttgtttcgtttttaacggatattaatttttaatatttatttgctTCGGAAACTTACAGATATCTAAATTTTTCGGTTCGAATCGAGATAGATAACAATTCGAATCGTATTGGATAAAATGCCCAGTCTTTTAggtgaaaatacaaaatttacatGAACGTTGACACTTGATGAAAAAACAAGTAAAAAGATTGTAAAAACGTGACGACAAAGAAGTAAGTATACACACTATGCAAAAAGGGTGAAAACGTTTGGATGGCACATGTTGGTTACGCGGCGCACGGACGCACGGACGCAGATTCTTTTCGACGCGTTCCTTACGCGGGTCCACGTTTTCGTCAGTTACCCGCGGTACTTTGCGGCTCTCGCAATCTCAAcacattttaaatcattttgcTTCTTTCTGCAATTATGAAAACTGTCTTAAGGCTGTTCTAGGTCATTCTTTAAGAAGAGAAAAGGGCCTTTTATGTGTTTTAGCATTCCTTGTTTGGGTTTCCCGGTCTCACATGTGCAGCCCACTAGAGTTTTGTTCACATGTTTTTGGGCCTAAAATGCCTTCGTACTAAAACCAGGCTTGTTTAAATTTGGTAAGTTGAAAAGTTTAACTGCAAAGATCTTTTTGAACTGTGATCCAGATCATAATTAATTACACTTATCGGTAAAAGCCCACCACAGTTTTGTTCACATATTGTTGGGTCTCCATTGCATGCGACCCATCGTTTGTcctaaaaaaaaaggaaactcgGGCACTAAATAATTAACTGGAAAATATTGATTACCCAAAACTGAAACTATTTAACTAAATTCCAGCAATTTTTCTCCAACTCGAGCTACCCTATTTAGTTAGTGCTTATATAAagtaagtaaatataaaaagttgtgtgttaaaaaaaaatagagtaaaatataaaaagtatgaTGAGTCACGTAAAGCTAATGTGTGTAAAGATAAAAAGATGCTACATTAGAGTGAGATTGGTTAGATTTTGGCACCCTCGTGTCCTTACTTTAGAATGGGATTGGTTAGATATTGGCACCCTCGTGTTATACGTTTAAGCCGTAACGTAATGGGATAAGTCATGGACGTTTACGGCTCACACTAGGTCCTTGCACCTTGATTTACAAACAATATAACatcattatcttttttttcattatttcaaTAATCCTTCAACTCAATCCTTTTGGATTCGCATTCCATAAGccatttgttaaaatattaggTTACGACAGGGCTTATAGGCAGGATTTTCAGATATTAATGTTTACTCCTTATACAACCTGTCCgatttataaattttgggtTGAAGGGAAGAGATTTTGTCGATATTATCTCATCTTAAATGTCTAAAATATTGGAATGTGACTCATTCACTGATTCACATGACTTAGAAAATTGAATTTACAATGAGATATTCTAACTACATATGTCTCGATTAAAATAACATACTAATCATaactatatactttaaaaaaattatcgcGACTATTTGCGAACTAATGATTAATTAGTAGTTTagttttatgatatataaagCTCTTGATTTTGGCTTAGCGTACAAATGTTCCATCCTCACAATTATTGAAATACCTGACGTCGCTCTTGTGCAAACGTATAGCGAAACGTTCTTATCCCGCGATCCAAGGGAATATGACGATTGCTCGTTACTTTTTCCCCCACCAAAAATGATTCCAATCTCAAAAACCGACTTTTATTATCCCCTTACAGAACACAACTTTCTCCCTGCCCGAATATcacttttattatttacaaattcgccccattaaaataaactaattaaaaaactgaaccaaaaatTTCCAAAAGTAGATTCGCAAACTCACCAGCATTACTCCATTTGCCACCTTTTTCTTCCACCACTTACCAAGCGTGTAGAGAGAATCGGTGAAgacaagatagagagagagagatgtctACTTCCGACCAAGATCGCCACCATCGACCGTCGTCACGCAACCGTCAAGTTGCTCGATCGAAAGTCTCGAAGCGCGTGCTCCTCCGCGTCGCCTCGGTGGCCTGCGGGATCCAGTTCGGGTGGGCGCTGCAGCTCTCTCTGCTCACACCCTACGTGCAGGAGCTGGGGATCCCGCACGCCTGGGCGAGCGTGATCTGGCTCTGCGGTCCGCTCTCTGGACTGTTCGTGCAGCCGCTCGTCGGACACAGCAGCGACAGGTGTAAGAGCAGGTACGGTCGGCGGAGACCGTTTATCGTCGCGGGAGCGGTGGCGATCGCTATCTCCGTTTTGGTGATAGGACACGCGGCGGATATAGGGTGGGCGTTTGGGGACAGAGAAGGGAGGATTAAGCCGAGGGCGATCGTGGCGTTTGTGTTGGGGTTTTGGATACTTGATGTTGCTAATAATATGACTCAAGGTCCTTGTAGAGCTCTCCTCGCTGATCTCACTGGTAATTAATCTCTCTGCtgctatttctttttttttttaatatttgaatttgTTCTATGTAATCTCgtgattttttttagatttttttttcctcgtGAATACACTCACATGCAAAACATTGAAAATTCACAAATTTATGATCTTTCGGACAGTTAATTTGGTATGTAATATTATTACGAATTGGTCACCTAACATTTAGCTCGAATTATGCAATATTACAATTAGTGTTACGAAGTCAATTGTGttgtatttttcatgtttaaaaGCTTGGCAAATCACATTGAAAAAGGCTCTTCTTTTGTTTGTAGTCTCGGTGGCTTATCATTGAGTCACCAGAAACTTTTCTTCTTGTGAATTTGAATGAATGGattctgttttcttttgaatttggATAAAGTGATCAAGAGACTTCGGAACTGAGAGATGATTCATATAGGATGTTTGAATTTGGACATTTTTGGtggattttattatttcaatttcCGTAAAGataatctctttttttctttgataaaatataaagcTAATTTTAGACTAGgtactttcatttttttccagaaGAATGTAGCTGTGATATATCCTTCTGGGACTTCTGCATATTTGAGACTTTGGGGTAGTTGAAATAAAATGTTTGATACTGCAAGACAACTGTGTATCTTCTTTTTAGTTTCTCTTGGAGTTAGCATTGATGCATGTAGCTCGAGCTTTCAACTAATTTTCAAGTGACAGTTTAGCATTTCTGTTATATTCCCACAACTTTTCTTAGTATTGTTCTTgacttagattttttttctgataGATATAGCTTCTATGAGAAAGTATGCCAGAACTAGTAACTGTTTACAATGGCAATTCCTTTGTTTGAGattttgttttagatttgtctataatctcttttcttttttccagAGAATGATAATCGCAGAACCAGAGTAGCAAACGGCTACTTCTCTCTCTTTATGGCCGTTGGCAATATTCTCGGCTACGCTACTGGATCGTATAACGGTTGGTACAAGGTCTTCCCTTTTACAAAGACCGTTGCATGCAACGTGGAATGCGCCAATCTGAAATCCGCATTCTACATAGACGTAGTCTTCATTGCGATAACTACCGTCCTAAGTGTCACAGCGGCTCACGAGGTGCCTCTTGCTTCATTAGCTTCTTCTCAAACACACGGACAACAATCAAGTGGAGGAACAGACGAAGCTTTCCTCACCGAAATACTAGGCACTTTCAGATATTTTCCAGGGAGTGTCTGGATTATCTTGCTTGTTACAGCTCTGACGTGGATCGGTTGGTTTCCATTTATTCTGTTTGATACTGACTGGATGGGTCGAGAGATCTACGGCGGCGAACCGAACCAGGGTGCTTCTTATAGTGCCGGGGTGAGTATGGGTGCGCTGGGTTTGATGCTGAACTCTGTTTTCCTTGGGATCACTTCGGTGCTCATGGAGAAGCTTTGCAGAAAGTGGGGGGCTGGTTTCGTTTGGGGGGTGTCAAACATCATTATGGCTGTTTGCTTTCTTGCGATGATCGTCACCTCGTTTGTTGCGTATCACATTGGCTACATTGGTCATGAACAGCCACCTGCTGGCATCGTAATTGCTGCAGTATTGATCTTTACAGTTCTGGGCATTCCATTGGCAGTAAGTAATATGGTGTCATGTTTACTCCTGCAATTGTTTGACGCTTAGGCTGTTACTAATGCTACGGTTACTTCTTCTGCAGATAACTTACAGCGTTCCCTATGCATTGATCTCCATACGTATTGAGTCGTTGGGCCTAGGTCAAGGTGTGcatcatttttaatattataattgcTCACTGGTTTAACTACGAGTGGTGTTACTTATTGAAGTTCTGTTGTGGCAGGCTTATCTTTGGGTGTACTGAATTTAGCGATAGTCATCCCACAGGTAATCTATGTTCAATCAtcatttttttatgatttaattttttgtttggacGTGTCTGCATTAGTGTTATTAACCATCCTGTCTTTGCCAATTGATTCAATTTTTGCCTGTATTCAAACTCGAAATCAGCAACTAACTCAGTTCTGTTACTGTGGTTAGCTAAAAATAGTATGTGTGTTTGCAGGTAATTGTGTCTGTTGGAAGTGGTCCTTGGGACCAACTATTTGGAGGTGGGAACTCACCGGCACTTGCAGTTGGAGCAGCTGCAGGGTTCATTGGCGGAATTGTAGCCATCTTGGCTATTCCGCGAACAAGGATTCAGAAGCCTATCCCTCTCCCATAatatcctctctctctttttgctACAGAGTATGTTCTTTCtattacattaaattattatagtaaaCACTCGTCACTAATTAACATATCTGGTTGATGCAAAACAGACGAGTTCAAAGCGAGGAACCCATCAAGAGAGAGCATATGGTGGAAGGAGATGCACCGTTTTTTGTGATCCTTGTCGGATTCATGCAATGGCTTCTCGTGTGACTAACTAACTTATTTGAAGCTTTTAGGACCTAATCCCTTCTGGTCTGGGGTCTGCGATCCCCGTTTCCCCGAGGAGCCATATAAAGTTTTACCAACGTAATAATAACACATATCGTTAAGATTGTGAGGTCTATGCATCTGTTCTTTGTTGGAAGCACCCAAATAGGGCTTGCTCTTCtctgtttgtttgttgtttggCTAAAGCTTGTACCAATTTACTAACACGTGCTTGTAAATTATAAGTGAGAACATGTGTACAACGGAGACTGAAATTTCTGAAACTGTTATATTATAAGTTCATTTCGTAAAGAAACATGAGatctgaaaaagaaagagacgCGTGCTCTGTCACTGTGTGTAGTGTAGAAATGGTAGAAATGAACCATTCGGATTATCGTGAACGGGTTTGGTGAGCAAACCTTTCACCGGATCTATCCCCAGCCAGGTACTAATGCATCAGAATATGGATAGTAATAGGCATGATATGAGTAGGATGTAATCGCCATGATATATATGACTATTATTTGACCGAAACATTAGCAAGATAAGCCTTTaagtcaaaaaagaaaaagaaaacgttAGTAAGATGGATCATTAAGCACCCATATGAATACCAACgcataatttatttttcctaATATTATCTTTccataaccaaaataaaagataaaaaaatattacacgTGGGGGCATATGGGACCTCTAAATCTGTTGGATTTGAAGAGGTtcttaaattttgatataaagcAAGTAAAAAAACGTGGTGTTTGCCGACCCACATTGAAAGAACTCTCATTCAAAGTCAACTAAGGCGGCTTTCACACCTCCATCCCCCCTTCTAGACGTATGACAAAACTAAACATCTccttttcatttaattaattacTTGGAGATAGAGTATCTGGCTTGCACTACAACGATTTACATATCTAAATTACCGTCGTTTTTACCTGAAAAccagcatatatatatatatatatatgtatattttgagcAGGGCTTTTAGAACCAGCATATATTTATTTAGCGTTTTGATTATAGAGAAAGCAAATAGAAAGATGGCAACATTGATTTTCCGGTTTCTTAACGATTATAGTATCAAATTGGAGAAGTTTAATGTGTTGTTGAACACAGTAAGACAAAGACTTGGGGATAATACTCTTTGGGACAGTGAGAATAATTTTAACTGCCgacaaaaacacacaagttGTGTCAATAATTATCCCATAGTTTTGTTATGCTTAAATGCGATAAAATCTTTTGACGAAAAAGATAAGATGAATCCGCTTTATATCCATTGCATATTTCTCCATTGCATATTTCTAAGAATTGAATTGGGTtgttgtgacttgtgagcatGCATTCGTTATTTATCCATTCGACATCTTCTCTTGTCGCCTTCGGGTTACATAAGTGGTGTGTTTTTTCTCTTTAAGTAAACCTTTCTAGCTTTACCTAAAAGAAATAAAGTAATTACCTTTTTGTATGAAA is part of the Raphanus sativus cultivar WK10039 chromosome 5, ASM80110v3, whole genome shotgun sequence genome and harbors:
- the LOC108805285 gene encoding sucrose transport protein SUC4 encodes the protein MSTSDQDRHHRPSSRNRQVARSKVSKRVLLRVASVACGIQFGWALQLSLLTPYVQELGIPHAWASVIWLCGPLSGLFVQPLVGHSSDRCKSRYGRRRPFIVAGAVAIAISVLVIGHAADIGWAFGDREGRIKPRAIVAFVLGFWILDVANNMTQGPCRALLADLTENDNRRTRVANGYFSLFMAVGNILGYATGSYNGWYKVFPFTKTVACNVECANLKSAFYIDVVFIAITTVLSVTAAHEVPLASLASSQTHGQQSSGGTDEAFLTEILGTFRYFPGSVWIILLVTALTWIGWFPFILFDTDWMGREIYGGEPNQGASYSAGVSMGALGLMLNSVFLGITSVLMEKLCRKWGAGFVWGVSNIIMAVCFLAMIVTSFVAYHIGYIGHEQPPAGIVIAAVLIFTVLGIPLAITYSVPYALISIRIESLGLGQGLSLGVLNLAIVIPQVIVSVGSGPWDQLFGGGNSPALAVGAAAGFIGGIVAILAIPRTRIQKPIPLP